Proteins encoded in a region of the Pseudomonas denitrificans (nom. rej.) genome:
- a CDS encoding SIMPL domain-containing protein (The SIMPL domain is named for its presence in mouse protein SIMPL (signalling molecule that associates with mouse pelle-like kinase). Bacterial member BP26, from Brucella, was shown to assemble into a channel-like structure, while YggE from E. coli has been associated with resistance to oxidative stress.), whose amino-acid sequence MSVLKKPFTAIAAAIALCATSLGALADEPRYNQVSLRAEVSQEVAHDLMHVTLFSEGQGTDPAKLAAETTTAMNAAVEQARKVKGVTVSLGSRSSYPVYDDKGQKITAWRERAEIRLESTDFAALSQLSADLLGKLKMGSMNFSIADATRAKNEDAMMKGAVDAFKARAQVLTDALGGKGYKLVSLSLNTSGAPRPMPVMRMAAMKADSYGGAPAQEIEAGTSQVTVSADGTIEVQMP is encoded by the coding sequence ATGTCTGTACTGAAGAAACCCTTCACCGCCATCGCCGCCGCCATCGCCCTGTGCGCCACCAGCCTGGGAGCCCTGGCAGACGAACCTCGCTACAACCAGGTTTCGCTGCGCGCCGAGGTCAGCCAGGAAGTCGCCCACGACCTGATGCACGTGACCCTGTTCAGCGAAGGCCAGGGCACCGACCCGGCCAAGCTCGCCGCCGAGACCACCACCGCGATGAACGCGGCGGTCGAGCAGGCGCGCAAGGTGAAAGGCGTGACTGTCAGCCTGGGCAGCCGCAGCAGCTACCCGGTGTATGACGACAAGGGGCAGAAGATCACCGCCTGGCGCGAGCGCGCGGAAATCCGCCTGGAAAGCACCGACTTCGCCGCCCTCTCCCAGCTCAGTGCCGACCTGCTGGGCAAGCTGAAGATGGGCAGCATGAACTTCAGCATCGCCGACGCCACCCGCGCGAAGAATGAGGACGCGATGATGAAAGGCGCCGTGGATGCCTTCAAGGCGCGCGCCCAGGTCCTCACCGATGCCCTGGGCGGCAAGGGTTACAAGCTGGTCAGCCTCAGCCTGAACACCTCCGGCGCGCCGCGCCCGATGCCGGTGATGCGCATGGCGGCAATGAAGGCCGACAGCTACGGCGGCGCCCCGGCGCAGGAAATCGAAGCCGGCACCAGCCAGGTCACCGTCAGCGCCGACGGCACGATCGAGGTGCAGATGCCGTAA
- a CDS encoding ATP-binding protein gives MRPPVFQLSASRQNLLHLTLIRILVLAAQAGSVGLAYKAQLIQLPWLALGVTIGVSLVLCLGTALRLRGPWPVTELEYAVQLACDLVIHSVLLYYSGGSSNPFVSYYLVPLTIAAATLPWLYTIALAGLALASYTVLLVWFHPLEMAAGQRDNLLIYGMWLSFALAAALITFFVARMSESLRRQEQLQAQRREEGMRDQQLLAVATQAAGAAHELGTPLATMSVLLKELRQTNADQPMLQEDLALLQEQVKLCKTTLQHLVRAAEADRRQAVEEQGANEWVESVLRRWHLMRPEASYRYQTLGKGKAPRMTPPTDLSQALLNLLNNATDACPDDLDIRLDWDAGEICLSIRDQGPGVPLAIAEQLGKPFFTTKGKGFGLGLFLSQASVTRAGGTVKLYNHEDGGTLTELRLPRSYGVA, from the coding sequence ATGCGCCCACCGGTTTTCCAGCTGTCCGCCAGTCGTCAGAACCTTCTGCATCTGACGCTCATCCGTATTCTCGTCCTTGCCGCCCAGGCCGGTTCCGTCGGGCTCGCCTACAAGGCCCAGCTGATCCAGCTGCCCTGGCTGGCGCTCGGCGTGACCATCGGCGTCTCCCTCGTGCTGTGCCTGGGTACTGCGCTGCGCCTGCGCGGTCCGTGGCCGGTCACCGAGCTCGAGTACGCCGTCCAGCTCGCCTGCGACCTGGTCATCCACAGCGTGCTGCTCTATTACTCGGGCGGTTCGAGCAACCCCTTCGTCTCCTATTACCTGGTGCCGCTGACCATCGCCGCGGCGACCTTGCCGTGGCTCTACACCATCGCCCTGGCCGGCCTCGCGCTGGCCAGCTATACGGTGCTGCTGGTGTGGTTCCACCCGCTGGAGATGGCGGCCGGGCAGCGCGACAACCTGCTGATCTACGGGATGTGGCTGAGCTTCGCGCTGGCCGCCGCGCTGATCACTTTCTTCGTCGCCCGCATGTCCGAGTCGCTGCGCCGCCAGGAACAGTTGCAGGCCCAGCGCCGCGAGGAAGGCATGCGCGACCAGCAACTGCTGGCCGTTGCCACCCAGGCCGCCGGCGCTGCCCATGAGCTGGGCACGCCCCTGGCGACCATGAGCGTATTGCTCAAGGAATTGCGCCAGACCAATGCGGACCAGCCGATGTTGCAGGAAGATCTCGCCCTGCTGCAGGAGCAGGTCAAGCTCTGCAAGACTACTCTTCAGCACCTGGTACGCGCCGCCGAGGCGGATCGTCGCCAGGCGGTGGAAGAGCAGGGCGCCAACGAATGGGTCGAGTCGGTGCTGCGTCGCTGGCACCTGATGCGCCCCGAGGCGAGCTATCGCTACCAGACGCTGGGCAAGGGCAAGGCGCCGCGGATGACTCCGCCGACCGACCTGAGCCAGGCGCTGCTGAATCTTCTGAATAACGCGACGGACGCCTGTCCGGACGATCTGGACATCCGCCTGGACTGGGATGCCGGTGAAATCTGCCTGAGCATCCGCGACCAGGGCCCGGGCGTGCCGCTGGCGATTGCCGAACAGCTCGGCAAGCCGTTCTTCACCACCAAGGGCAAGGGCTTTGGCCTGGGGTTGTTCCTCAGTCAGGCCAGCGTGACCCGCGCGGGTGGAACGGTGAAGTTGTATAACCATGAAGATGGCGGCACTCTGACCGAGTTGCGTCTGCCCAGAAGCTATGGCGTGGCCTGA
- a CDS encoding response regulator transcription factor: MSEEILFEGEEQPHLLLVDDDATFTRVMARAMTRRGLRVSVAGSAEEGLAMAKEDLPDYAVLDLKMDGDSGLVLLPKLLELDAEMRVVILTGYSSIATAVEAIKRGATNYLCKPADADDVLTALLSQHADLESLVPENPMSVDRLQWEHIQRVLAEHDGNISATARALGMHRRTLQRKLQKRPVRR; encoded by the coding sequence ATGAGCGAAGAGATCCTGTTCGAAGGCGAAGAGCAGCCCCACCTGCTGCTGGTGGACGACGATGCCACCTTTACCCGCGTCATGGCCCGAGCCATGACCCGCCGCGGGTTGCGGGTGTCGGTCGCCGGCTCCGCCGAGGAAGGCCTGGCCATGGCCAAGGAAGATCTGCCCGACTACGCCGTGCTGGACCTGAAGATGGACGGCGACTCCGGCCTGGTGCTGCTGCCCAAGCTGCTCGAGCTCGACGCCGAGATGCGCGTGGTGATCCTCACCGGCTATTCCAGCATCGCCACCGCGGTGGAAGCCATCAAGCGCGGCGCCACCAACTACCTGTGCAAACCAGCCGATGCCGACGATGTGCTCACTGCACTGCTGTCGCAACATGCCGACCTGGAATCCCTGGTGCCGGAAAACCCCATGTCGGTGGATCGTCTGCAGTGGGAACATATCCAGCGCGTGCTTGCCGAACATGATGGCAACATCTCCGCGACCGCTCGAGCGCTGGGTATGCACCGGCGCACATTGCAACGTAAGCTGCAGAAGCGCCCGGTGAGGCGTTAA
- a CDS encoding ABC transporter ATP-binding protein/permease — MTDSAEYRAANDAVRSRFFHRVWQLTAPYWRSEEKGMAWLLLIVVIALSLVGVALSVWLNSWYRDFYNALQNKDLKSFIHLMLMFCGIAAVFILTAVYRLYLTQMLTIRWRRWLTEKHFAAWLGDKNYYRLEQRGHTDNPDQRLSEDLNSFTDTTLTLGLGLIRNIVSLVSFSVILWGVSGSIELFGISIPGYMFWAALLYAAVGSWLTHLIARRLIGLNNRQQRYEADLRFGLVRVRENAESIALYNGEANESARLMGRFRNVWSNFWELMKVQKRLTFFSSGYAQIATVFPFIVAAPRYFSGQIQLGELMQINSAFGNVQDGLSWFIDAYASLASWRATCDRLLSFRETMDETAHESANIDVRKTGDNLQLHNLTLSLGNGRELLQPTSLELNPGEHVLIGGPSGGGKSTLLRAMSGLWRYGSGVVQMPDARSLFVPQKPYLPIGTLAEALSYPESGDRHAPERLKQVLHLCRLDSLVPRLDDADHWQRVLSPGEQQRLAIARALLYAPQWLFLDEATSALDESDEAALYQVLLDQLPGVTLVSIGHRVSLKRFHSRQLRLEEHRLQEIESVLPA, encoded by the coding sequence ATGACCGACAGCGCCGAGTACCGGGCCGCGAACGACGCCGTTCGCAGCCGCTTCTTCCACCGAGTCTGGCAACTCACCGCGCCCTACTGGCGCAGCGAAGAGAAGGGCATGGCCTGGTTGCTGCTGATCGTGGTGATCGCCCTGTCGCTGGTCGGCGTGGCCCTCAGCGTCTGGCTCAACAGCTGGTACCGCGACTTCTACAACGCCCTGCAGAACAAGGACCTGAAGAGCTTCATCCACCTGATGCTGATGTTCTGCGGCATCGCCGCGGTGTTCATCCTCACCGCGGTGTACCGGCTGTACCTCACCCAGATGCTCACCATCCGCTGGCGCCGCTGGCTTACGGAGAAGCACTTCGCCGCCTGGCTGGGCGACAAGAACTACTACCGCCTGGAGCAGCGTGGGCACACCGACAACCCTGACCAGCGTCTTTCCGAAGACCTCAACAGCTTCACCGACACCACCCTGACCCTTGGTCTGGGGCTGATCCGCAACATCGTCAGCCTGGTGTCCTTCTCGGTCATTCTCTGGGGCGTATCCGGCAGCATCGAGCTCTTCGGTATCAGCATTCCCGGCTACATGTTCTGGGCGGCACTGCTCTACGCCGCGGTCGGCAGCTGGTTGACGCACCTCATCGCACGCCGCCTGATCGGTCTGAACAACCGCCAGCAACGCTACGAGGCGGACCTGCGTTTCGGCCTGGTGCGGGTGCGCGAGAACGCCGAAAGCATCGCCCTGTACAACGGCGAGGCCAACGAGAGCGCCCGCCTGATGGGCCGCTTCCGCAACGTCTGGAGCAATTTCTGGGAACTGATGAAGGTGCAGAAGCGCCTGACCTTCTTCAGCTCAGGCTACGCCCAGATCGCCACCGTGTTTCCCTTCATCGTCGCCGCGCCGCGCTACTTCTCCGGGCAGATCCAGCTCGGCGAACTCATGCAGATCAACTCCGCCTTCGGCAACGTGCAGGACGGCCTGAGCTGGTTCATCGACGCCTACGCCAGCCTCGCCAGCTGGCGCGCCACCTGCGACCGTCTGCTGAGCTTCCGCGAGACCATGGACGAGACTGCCCATGAGTCCGCCAACATCGACGTGCGCAAGACCGGTGACAACCTGCAACTGCACAACCTCACCCTGAGCCTGGGCAACGGCCGAGAATTGCTGCAGCCCACCAGCCTGGAGCTGAACCCCGGCGAGCACGTGCTGATCGGCGGCCCCTCCGGCGGCGGCAAGAGCACCCTGTTGCGCGCCATGAGCGGCCTCTGGCGCTATGGCAGCGGCGTGGTGCAGATGCCTGACGCACGCAGCCTGTTCGTCCCGCAGAAACCCTATCTGCCCATCGGCACCCTGGCCGAGGCGCTGAGCTATCCGGAGTCAGGCGATCGCCACGCCCCTGAGCGGCTGAAGCAGGTGCTGCACCTGTGCCGCCTGGATTCGCTGGTGCCGCGTCTGGATGACGCCGATCACTGGCAGCGTGTGCTCTCGCCGGGCGAGCAGCAGCGCCTGGCCATCGCCCGCGCGCTGCTCTACGCACCGCAGTGGCTGTTCCTCGACGAAGCCACCTCCGCGCTCGATGAATCCGACGAAGCCGCGCTCTATCAGGTGCTGCTCGACCAGTTGCCGGGGGTGACGCTGGTCAGCATTGGCCACCGGGTCAGCCTGAAGCGATTCCACTCGCGCCAACTGCGCCTGGAGGAGCATCGTTTGCAGGAGATCGAGTCCGTTTTACCGGCGTAG
- a CDS encoding M23 family metallopeptidase codes for MKSLSPSRQALTRSDLRLVDPRRIVVIGGCVAVLFAVAAFAGGIWVGRVNLAPAPMPVAAPAEPAAEDDSGERFAAERIGDLAGRLQVLEKDATYLLQAVDSHEEIARKLAKVDPELVPKPKAAAKVAASGKGEGGILLPPRPCAEPLPGSTDDLQQGERSAKCLRRVFDLLMDQVARRNADFMAIPARRPVEQARLGSPFGNRFDPFNHHLAFHSGQDFSAPTGSPIHAAAGGRVIVAGPNPSYGNRVEIDHGNGLVTRYAHASKLEVKVGDVVLPGQEIAKVGSTGRSTGPHLHFEVLYHGEFVDPQNFLSLGGMEIDSDGMATD; via the coding sequence ATGAAATCCCTTTCCCCGTCACGCCAAGCCCTGACCCGCTCGGACCTGCGCCTGGTCGACCCGCGCCGGATCGTGGTGATCGGTGGCTGCGTGGCCGTACTGTTCGCTGTTGCGGCCTTCGCCGGCGGCATCTGGGTCGGTCGGGTCAACCTCGCGCCGGCGCCGATGCCGGTCGCTGCCCCGGCCGAGCCGGCGGCGGAAGACGACTCCGGCGAACGCTTCGCCGCGGAGCGCATCGGCGACCTGGCCGGTCGCCTGCAGGTACTGGAAAAGGATGCGACCTATCTGCTCCAGGCCGTCGACAGTCACGAGGAAATCGCCCGCAAGCTGGCCAAGGTCGATCCGGAACTGGTACCCAAGCCCAAGGCCGCGGCAAAGGTCGCGGCGTCCGGCAAAGGCGAGGGCGGCATCCTCCTGCCTCCGCGTCCCTGTGCCGAGCCGTTGCCCGGCTCGACCGACGATCTGCAGCAGGGCGAGCGCTCGGCGAAATGCTTGCGCCGGGTCTTCGACCTGCTGATGGATCAGGTGGCCCGCCGCAATGCCGATTTCATGGCGATTCCAGCGCGCCGGCCGGTCGAGCAGGCGCGCCTGGGCTCGCCCTTCGGCAACCGATTCGACCCCTTCAATCATCACCTGGCCTTCCATTCCGGGCAGGACTTCTCCGCGCCCACCGGCAGCCCGATCCACGCGGCCGCGGGAGGGCGCGTGATCGTGGCGGGGCCGAACCCCTCCTATGGCAATCGGGTGGAAATCGACCACGGCAACGGCCTGGTGACCCGCTACGCCCACGCTTCCAAACTGGAGGTGAAAGTCGGCGACGTCGTGCTGCCGGGGCAGGAAATCGCCAAGGTCGGCTCCACCGGGCGTTCCACCGGCCCGCACCTGCACTTCGAAGTGCTCTACCACGGCGAGTTCGTCGACCCACAGAACTTCCTCTCGCTAGGGGGAATGGAGATCGATAGCGATGGTATGGCCACGGACTAG
- a CDS encoding bactofilin family protein, translated as MFSNSKKKGPQVTVDKFSSLLSGNVALVGDIQFEDGLKVLGTVKGNVIHKPGAASLLALSAEGRIEGNVSSYDALIDGTIVGDLYVEHLLELHSNARVMGNIQYRQLSMENGATVDGKLTRVAEGDVTRSTEYPALAHEEEGEA; from the coding sequence ATGTTCAGCAACAGCAAGAAAAAAGGGCCGCAGGTGACGGTGGACAAGTTCTCCAGCCTGTTGTCCGGCAACGTCGCTCTGGTAGGGGACATTCAGTTCGAGGACGGCCTGAAGGTCCTCGGCACGGTGAAGGGCAACGTAATCCACAAGCCCGGCGCGGCCAGCCTGCTGGCGCTCAGTGCGGAAGGCCGAATCGAGGGTAATGTCAGCAGTTATGATGCGCTGATCGACGGCACCATCGTCGGCGACCTGTACGTCGAGCACCTGCTGGAGTTGCATTCCAATGCGCGGGTAATGGGCAATATCCAGTATCGCCAACTGAGCATGGAGAATGGCGCCACCGTCGACGGCAAGCTGACCCGCGTAGCCGAGGGCGACGTGACCAGGTCTACGGAATACCCGGCGCTGGCCCACGAGGAAGAGGGCGAAGCCTGA
- a CDS encoding AEC family transporter, with the protein MLALLLQTFSITAPVFAMLFLGVLLRRVGAINPEFIQTASALVFNATMPAMLFLGIYHSDLHSAARPEVLLYFCAATLVGFLLAWGWAVWRVPREERGVYVQGSFRGNNGIIGLALATSLYGDHGLALGSVLAALVILCYNTLSSVVLAIYSPSMKSDPLSIARNVICNPLIISVLAALPFSWFGIGLPKWLLTSADYFAQMTLPLALVCIGGTLSLASLRESGGLALSASLMKMVWLPLICTSVAWALGFRGAELGVLFLYFASPTAAASYVMARAANGNHELAASIIVITTLVAALTTNIGIFVLQWGGWM; encoded by the coding sequence ATGCTCGCACTCCTGCTCCAGACCTTCAGCATCACCGCCCCGGTCTTCGCCATGCTGTTCCTCGGAGTGCTGCTGCGCCGCGTGGGGGCGATCAACCCGGAATTCATCCAGACGGCGTCGGCGCTGGTGTTCAACGCCACCATGCCGGCGATGCTGTTCCTCGGCATCTACCACTCCGACCTGCACAGTGCGGCGCGCCCCGAAGTGCTGCTGTACTTCTGCGCGGCGACCCTGGTGGGCTTCCTGCTGGCCTGGGGCTGGGCCGTCTGGCGGGTGCCGCGCGAGGAGCGCGGCGTCTACGTGCAGGGTTCATTCCGCGGCAACAACGGCATCATCGGTCTGGCGCTGGCCACCAGTCTCTATGGCGACCACGGCCTGGCGCTGGGCTCGGTCCTCGCTGCGCTGGTGATCCTCTGCTACAACACGCTATCCTCGGTGGTGCTGGCGATCTACAGCCCGAGCATGAAGTCCGACCCGCTGAGCATCGCCCGCAATGTCATCTGCAATCCGCTGATCATCAGCGTACTGGCGGCGCTGCCGTTCTCCTGGTTCGGTATCGGCCTGCCGAAGTGGCTGCTGACCTCCGCTGACTACTTCGCCCAGATGACCCTGCCGCTGGCGCTGGTGTGCATCGGCGGCACCCTGTCGCTGGCCTCGCTGCGCGAAAGCGGTGGGCTGGCGCTCAGCGCGAGCCTGATGAAGATGGTCTGGCTGCCGCTGATCTGCACCTCCGTCGCCTGGGCATTGGGCTTCCGCGGCGCCGAACTGGGCGTGCTGTTCCTCTATTTCGCCAGCCCCACGGCAGCGGCCAGCTACGTCATGGCCCGTGCGGCCAATGGCAATCACGAGCTGGCGGCGTCGATCATCGTCATCACCACCCTGGTGGCGGCGCTGACGACCAACATCGGCATCTTCGTCCTGCAGTGGGGCGGCTGGATGTGA
- a CDS encoding YfaP family protein translates to MVRAVFFLSASLLAATVAAEPSADLSSPAAGWRYSGLTDDPSVPRVAYPTPPIDRGGSRGRSLIEGHLREVAGVDRAQRLVVNGNPLPLYTDGEGRFVRPYNFGAGSNSVEVASAEGKSLKRIQFYEANNHRVAPRLRLALGWNDPKAELDLHIVTPDGQHAFWARPRLSNGGGLDPDGVDGPGPEMFTMAAPLHGTYLVYVNYWGNYNASQGYNFQEGNHEQDVITAEINLVFNENTVNEKRETFVVPMRTIGDLVLVKTFNY, encoded by the coding sequence ATGGTTCGTGCCGTCTTTTTTCTGTCAGCCAGTCTCCTGGCTGCGACGGTCGCTGCCGAGCCGAGTGCGGACCTCTCCAGCCCTGCCGCCGGCTGGCGCTATTCGGGTCTGACCGATGATCCCAGCGTGCCCCGCGTGGCCTATCCCACGCCACCCATCGACCGGGGCGGTTCCCGTGGCCGCAGCCTGATCGAGGGCCACCTGCGCGAAGTGGCCGGCGTCGACCGTGCCCAGCGCCTGGTGGTCAACGGCAATCCGCTCCCTCTCTACACCGACGGCGAAGGCAGGTTTGTCCGTCCGTACAACTTCGGCGCCGGCAGCAACAGCGTCGAGGTGGCCAGCGCCGAGGGCAAATCCCTCAAGCGCATCCAGTTCTACGAGGCCAACAACCACCGGGTCGCGCCGCGCCTGCGCCTGGCGCTGGGCTGGAACGACCCCAAGGCCGAGCTCGACCTGCATATCGTCACGCCCGACGGCCAGCATGCCTTCTGGGCGCGGCCGCGCCTGAGCAATGGCGGCGGCCTCGACCCGGACGGCGTCGATGGCCCCGGCCCGGAAATGTTCACCATGGCCGCGCCGCTGCACGGCACCTACCTGGTCTACGTGAACTACTGGGGCAACTACAACGCCAGCCAGGGTTACAACTTCCAGGAAGGCAACCACGAGCAGGACGTGATCACCGCCGAGATCAACCTGGTGTTCAACGAAAATACCGTCAACGAGAAGCGCGAGACCTTCGTGGTGCCTATGCGCACCATCGGTGATCTGGTGCTGGTGAAGACCTTCAACTACTGA
- a CDS encoding DUF2138 domain-containing protein, producing the protein MSDNTPSSSQDSTSTPTPAQAPGRGPLIAIGALAAALVAGGLALAFGLIPAFHSAPVGTLEAPESPEVVRDLKRPDALIESASLSRLPKAVLEVPLLRDVLTEDFVFYYENNADRLGLTGTLRRIVYEHDLTLKDSVIEELLDQPAQVALWRGADGRLRDFMVVLKRGGLAKVLEPLARITADDSQLKKVAEIQVKSSATPVYSLRYGAEKTLLFVSRGDQMLVLSNPKMLFPNPDYDNLGEPDAAVAKDLGSALEGEPLFAKDFSLEPRGELKQRITLGAGVLAMGYQRFIPTFAGVRFEQGKDGWHSYLALNEVARQPDLDFTPVWQAMPMGASACVALPVTPGLYDNMLVKLGAEQKMAAAFSEHLSGAAGLCWYPDSRLHSPLLAVKLDAPASPELDEQLGKLFGSMIGAYEANVEAGAFEVESRAEGEGHLWQRQVSSRFGQYPASEAENPDQVSGNGFFRVSLLRDGNTLLFSIDDKLLDKARNTLAKRYPPLADVLPKDALVPAYLAPKTLSALLQRETLDSLPQDIEPVFRNAADTLLLPRLKTLAGNGSYALTLPAGSEPSGEWEWLPLEWKAL; encoded by the coding sequence ATGAGCGACAATACGCCCTCCAGCAGCCAAGACAGCACCTCCACGCCGACGCCGGCCCAGGCCCCGGGCCGTGGTCCGCTGATCGCCATCGGCGCGCTCGCCGCCGCGCTGGTCGCCGGTGGCCTGGCCCTGGCCTTCGGCTTGATCCCGGCTTTCCATTCGGCGCCGGTGGGGACCCTGGAAGCGCCGGAAAGCCCGGAAGTGGTCCGCGACCTCAAGCGCCCCGACGCGCTGATCGAGAGTGCCTCCCTCAGCCGGTTGCCCAAGGCCGTGCTGGAAGTGCCGCTGCTACGCGACGTGCTCACCGAGGACTTCGTCTTCTACTACGAGAACAACGCCGACCGCCTGGGCCTGACCGGTACCCTGCGGCGCATCGTCTACGAACACGACCTGACCCTGAAGGACAGCGTGATCGAGGAACTGCTCGACCAGCCGGCCCAGGTCGCCCTGTGGCGCGGTGCCGATGGCCGTCTGCGCGACTTCATGGTGGTGCTCAAGCGCGGCGGCCTGGCCAAGGTGCTGGAGCCGCTGGCCAGGATCACGGCCGATGACAGCCAGTTGAAGAAGGTCGCGGAAATCCAGGTGAAGAGCAGCGCCACGCCGGTCTACAGCCTGCGCTATGGCGCCGAGAAGACCCTGCTGTTCGTCTCGCGTGGCGACCAGATGCTGGTTCTGTCGAACCCGAAAATGCTCTTCCCCAACCCGGATTACGACAACCTGGGCGAGCCCGATGCCGCCGTCGCCAAAGACCTGGGCAGCGCGCTGGAAGGCGAGCCTTTGTTCGCCAAGGACTTCTCCCTGGAACCGCGTGGCGAGCTGAAGCAGCGCATCACCCTGGGCGCCGGTGTTCTCGCCATGGGCTACCAGCGCTTCATCCCGACCTTCGCTGGCGTGCGCTTCGAACAGGGCAAGGACGGCTGGCACAGCTACCTGGCGCTCAACGAGGTTGCCCGCCAGCCGGACCTGGACTTCACCCCTGTCTGGCAGGCCATGCCCATGGGCGCCAGCGCCTGCGTCGCGCTGCCGGTCACGCCGGGCCTGTACGACAACATGCTGGTGAAGCTGGGCGCCGAGCAGAAGATGGCAGCCGCCTTCTCCGAGCACCTCTCCGGCGCTGCCGGCCTGTGCTGGTACCCGGACTCGCGCCTGCACTCGCCGCTGCTCGCGGTGAAGCTCGACGCGCCGGCCAGCCCCGAGCTGGACGAGCAACTGGGCAAGCTGTTCGGCAGCATGATCGGCGCCTACGAGGCCAACGTGGAGGCCGGCGCCTTCGAGGTTGAAAGTCGTGCCGAGGGCGAAGGTCACCTGTGGCAGCGTCAGGTCAGCTCGCGCTTCGGCCAGTACCCGGCCAGCGAGGCGGAGAATCCCGACCAGGTCAGCGGCAACGGCTTCTTCCGCGTCAGCCTGCTGCGCGATGGCAACACCCTGCTGTTCTCCATCGACGACAAGCTGCTCGACAAGGCCCGCAACACCCTGGCCAAGCGCTACCCGCCGCTGGCCGACGTGCTGCCCAAGGACGCCCTGGTGCCCGCGTACCTGGCGCCCAAGACGCTGTCCGCACTGCTCCAGCGCGAGACCCTCGACAGCCTGCCGCAGGACATCGAGCCGGTATTCCGCAACGCCGCCGACACGCTGCTCCTGCCGCGCCTGAAGACTCTCGCCGGCAACGGCTCCTACGCCCTGACCCTGCCGGCTGGCAGCGAGCCCAGCGGTGAGTGGGAGTGGTTGCCGCTGGAATGGAAGGCGCTGTGA
- a CDS encoding DUF1175 domain-containing protein yields the protein MLLASLLVATLAHATEPALDAQQTQVFRAWFVRIAEEQLRRGPNPRWYQQDCAGLVRFAANEALKVHDAKWLRANGMSNRYLPPELELSDAQRNLAQTWQQGGGKTGPYVNAIKLIQYNSQLVGRDLNQARPGDLMFFDQGDDQHLMIWMGRDIAYHTGTRTATDNGMRSVSLQQLMTWKDTRWIPDESNPNFIGVYRLSFLTR from the coding sequence ATGCTGCTGGCCAGTCTGCTTGTCGCCACGCTGGCGCACGCAACGGAGCCGGCGCTGGATGCGCAGCAGACGCAGGTGTTCCGCGCCTGGTTCGTACGCATCGCCGAGGAGCAGCTGCGTCGCGGGCCGAACCCGCGCTGGTACCAGCAGGACTGCGCCGGCCTCGTGCGCTTCGCCGCCAACGAGGCGCTGAAGGTGCATGACGCCAAGTGGCTGCGCGCCAACGGCATGTCCAACCGCTACCTGCCGCCGGAGCTGGAACTGTCCGACGCACAGCGCAATCTCGCGCAGACCTGGCAGCAGGGCGGCGGCAAGACCGGCCCCTACGTCAACGCGATCAAACTCATTCAATACAACAGCCAGCTCGTTGGCCGCGACCTCAACCAGGCGCGTCCCGGCGACCTGATGTTCTTCGACCAGGGCGATGACCAGCATCTGATGATCTGGATGGGCCGCGACATCGCTTATCACACCGGCACTCGTACGGCGACCGACAACGGCATGCGCTCGGTCAGCCTGCAACAACTCATGACATGGAAGGACACCCGATGGATACCCGACGAATCCAATCCCAACTTTATCGGCGTCTATCGCTTGTCCTTCCTGACCCGATGA